Proteins encoded together in one Plectropomus leopardus isolate mb chromosome 19, YSFRI_Pleo_2.0, whole genome shotgun sequence window:
- the snx11 gene encoding sorting nexin-11: MISNQEDDEFVAVRVQDPRMQNEGSWNSYVDYKIFLHTNSKAFTAKTSCVRRRYSEFEWLKKKLQKNAGLVPVPDLPGKSFFSFTNEDFLERRRKGLQAFLDSVVNMTVCLSDSQLHLFLQTQLPVGHIQDCVQGHTPYTVTEAILTYASSNRGLAQAQEDDSIKEPSLTVSYESMESPAPHQPCQQPRETFRPELLSCADPDPLEGLLELCDKDTDDFQHKEKSSVKVLQKDNHLEAVVEDCGATGATFFLGESQNVPESLSLGAETQQRSCCQIQTPVEVHSPMGADFEENKVESSNEESIVTIDTEEKTVPHSDTKADQKESPEEAKIEMVDIEPETSANSALILDSTDREFREQGTESEAGSQEEVLEVVCSEKQVLGNHVNGLKKVGSSADHVEDVSCPEEAKSSDGQKESDNAKSDESESKDEKPLESEIHEETHNMSSVPEAESCDDGIVEQMDQVKQEADQVGTKDDSDEDSHSSSNESIVKVSDEESICDEAEDSVLAADGYMKTSPEEESPSRNILHMNGCLEVKEDISAQEDEDLQYISDISDFSKSLELHSTVTGGDLTENSDISVLESSCTPGLSESKCTEQETLSLLSLDASEETHEVEVH, translated from the exons ATGATCAGCAATCAAGAAGACGAT gaGTTTGTTGCAGTGCGGGTCCAAGATCCCCGCATGCAAAACGAAGGCTCGTGGAATTCCTATGTGGATTATAAAATATTCCTACAT ACCAACAGTAAAGCCTTCACGGCGAAGACGTCCTGCGTGCGTCGGCGCTACAGTGAGTTTGAATGGCTCAAGAAGAAACTTCAGAAGAACGCTGGTTTGGT GCCAGTCCCAGACCTCCCTGGAAAATCCTTCTTCTCCTTCACCAATGAGGACTTCCTGGAGAGGAGAAGGAAAGGACTTCAGGCCTTTTTAGACAG CGTGGTGAACATGACGGTGTGTCTGTCAGACAGCCAGCTCCACCTCTTCCTGCAGACTCAGCTGCCAGTCGGTCACATCCAGGACTGCGTGCAGGGCCACACTCCCTACACCGTGACGGAGGCCATTCTCACCTACGCCTCGTCAAATCGAGGCCTCGCTCAGGCTCAGGAGGACGACTCCATCAAGGAGCCGAGTTTGACCGTTTCTTATGAGTCCATGGAGAG CCCAGCCCCTCATCAACCTTGCCAGCAACCCAGAGAGACCTTCCGCCCCGAGCTCTTGTCCTGCGCTGACCCTGACCCTCTGGAAGGTTTGCTGGAGCTCTGTGATAAAGACACAGATGACTTTCAGCACAAAGAGAAATCCTCAGTAAAGGTCCTCCAGAAGGACAACCATCTAGAAGCTGTTGTCGAGGACTGCGGCGCGACAGGGGCGACCTTTTTTCTGGGTGAAAGCCAGAACGTCCCTGAGAGTCTGAGCCTTGGTGCAGAAACCcagcagaggagctgctgtcaGATACAGACTCCGGTGGAGGTGCACTCGCCCATGGGGGCTGACTTTGAGGAGAACAAGGTGGAGAGCTCAAACGAGGAGAGCATTGTGACGATAGATACAGAAGAAAAGACTGTTCCTCATTCAGACACAAAGGCTGATCAGAAGGAAAGTCCTGAGGAGGCAAAAATAGAAATGGTCGACATTGAGCCAGAAACATCTGCAAATTCTGCACTCATTTTAGATTCTACGGACCGTGAGTTTAGGGAACAGGGAACAGAAAGCGAAGCCGGATCTCAGGAGGAAGTTCTGGAGGTCGTCTGCTCGGAGAAGCAAGTTTTAGGAAATCACGTTAACGGTCTCAAGAAAGTTGGTAGCTCTGCGGATCACGTCGAAGACGTCAGCTGTCCTGAGGAAGCAAAGAGCTCAGACGGACAAAAAGAGTCAGACAACGCAAAAAGTGACGAATCTGAGAGTAAAGACGAGAAGCCGCTCGAGTCAGAAATCCACGAAGAAACTCACAACATGAGCAGTGTTCCAGAGGCGGAAAGCTGTGACGATGGCATTGTTGAACAAATGGACCAAGTTAAACAGGAAGCGGATCAGGTCGGGACCAAAGATGACAGCGACGAGGACAGCCACTCATCTTCCAATGAGAGCATCGTCAAGGTCAGCGATGAAGAAAGCATTTGTGACGAGGCCGAGGACTCTGTCCTGGCTGCAGACGGCTACATGAAGACGTCTCCTGAGGAGGAGAGCCCCAGTAGAAACATTTTGCACATGAATGGATGCCTTGAGGTGAAAGAGGACATATCCGCCCAGGAGGACGAGGACCTGCAGTACATAAGCGACATCAGTGACTTTAGCAAATCTCTGGAGCTTCACTCGACTGTCACCGGTGGAGATTTGACTGAAAATAGTGACATTAGCGTCTTAGAGAGCAGCTGCACGCCTGGGTTGTCTGAAAGTAAATGTACGGAGCAGGAGACCTTGTCCTTGCTGTCTCTGGACGCCTCAGAGGAGACTCATGAGGTGGAGGTGCATTAG
- the pnpo gene encoding LOW QUALITY PROTEIN: pyridoxine-5'-phosphate oxidase (The sequence of the model RefSeq protein was modified relative to this genomic sequence to represent the inferred CDS: inserted 2 bases in 2 codons) translates to MRCYVSVSLITSMRRILSVNFLLKWQIGLFARNPPVHASVTAGQHRVCALNLCRKSSSERANMDLSDMRXKYKGDEECFEESQLASLDPIKQFGNWFDQATKCPEIGEANAMCIATATKDGHPSARMVLLKGYSHEGFRFFFTNYESRKGSELESNPYACLVFYWEPLNRQIRIEGAVERIPFQSSCDYFHSRPKSSQIGAVVXRQSTLVPNRDYLRQKNAELEEKYKDTEVPMPDYWGGYIVKPFHIEFWQGQTNRLHDRIVFTRPKDGESELGEFQHAAEGGWVYQRLSP, encoded by the exons ATGCGCTGTTACGTCAGCGTGAGTTTGATAACGAGTATGAGGCGCATACTCAGTGTGAATTTCTTATTGAAGTGGCAGATCGGTTTATTTGCCAGGAATCCCCCGGTTCATGCCTCTGTGACAGCAGGTCAACACCGCGTGTGCGCGCTGAATCTCTGCAGGAAGTCATCGAGTGAGCGAGCAAACATGGACCTGAGTGACATGA AGAAATACAAAGGAGATGAGGAG TGCTTTGAGGAGAGTCAGCTCGCATCTCTGGACCCGATCAAACAGTTTGGAAACTGGTTCGATCAGGCAACAAAGTGCCCTGAAATCGGAGAGGCAAATGCAATGTGCATCGCCACTGCAACCAA agATGGACATCCGTCTGCTCGTATGGTCCTCCTGAAGGGTTACAGCCACGAAGGTTTccggtttttttttaccaactatGAGAGCAGAAAAGGTTCTGAGCTG GAGAGTAATCCATATGCATGTCTGGTTTTCTACTGGGAACCTCTCAACAGACAG ATTCGTATTGAGGGCGCCGTGGAGCGAATCCCCTTCCAGAGCTCCTGTGATTATTTCCACTCACGGCCAAAAAGCAGCCAGATCGGCGCTGTCG AGCGACAAAGCACTCTGGTTCCCAACAGAGAC tATTTAAGGCAGAAAAATGCAGAACTGGAGGAGAAATACAAAGACACAGAGGTGCCAATGCCTGACTACTG GGGCGGCTACATTGTGAAGCCTTTCCACATCGAGTTCTGGCAGGGTCAAACCAACAGACTGCACGACCGCATCGTCTTCACCAGGCCGAAGGACGGAGAGTCTGAGCTGGGGGAGTTTCAGCACGCCGCAGAGGGGGGCTGGGTGTACCAGCGACTGTCCCCGTGA
- the prr15lb gene encoding proline-rich protein 15-like protein B, protein MAEPSWWKLTFSRKKKSESKVLYEIPAEYGSNTGNKDHSTSSPPADHSMDSQFSARLEKIVDKSATKGRHVKVSHSGRFKEKKKVRASLSENPNLFSEHNLSDENHKKKPDK, encoded by the coding sequence ATGGCCGAACCAAGCTGGTGGAAGCTGACCTTCTCCCGCAAGAAGAAATCTGAATCCAAAGTCCTGTACGAGATCCCGGCTGAGTATGGCAGCAACACGGGAAACAAAGACCACTCGACCAGCAGCCCCCCTGCGGACCACAGCATGGACAGCCAGTTCAGTGCCAGGCTGGAGAAGATCGTGGACAAATCTGCCACCAAGGGCCGCCACGTCAAGGTGTCCCACTCCGGACGCttcaaagagaagaagaaggttCGCGCCTCGCTGTCCGAGAACCCGAATCTGTTCTCAGAGCACAACCTCAGTGACGAGAACCATAAAAAGAAACCTGACAAATAG